The DNA segment TGAAGGTGTGTTACATTTTGGAACTCGCCTATGTGTTCCTAAATTAGGAGGCCTGAGGGAAAAGATTATGGAGGAAGTTCATTATTCCTCTTATACTATTCACCCAGGTTCTACTAAAATGTATCAAGACTTGAAGGAGTTCTTTTGGTGGGAAGGGATGAAAAAGGATGTTGCTGAATTTGTATCTAAAAGTCTAGTATGTCAACAAGTTAAAGCTGAGCATCAAAAGCCCGCAGGCTTATTTCAGAGAATTGATATACCTGAATGGAAGTGGGAAAGGATTACCATGGATTTTGTGACGGGGTTACCTAAAACCTCAAAGGGTTATGACTCAGTTTGGGTGATTGTAGATCGAATGACTAAGTCAGCACACTTTTTGCCTGTGAAAACTACATACTCAACAACTCAATATGCCAAGATCTATTTAGAGAGGATAGTATCTTTGTATGGAGTGCCATTGTCCATCATATCAGATCGGGGCCCTTAGTTCACAGCTCAATTTTGGAGATCTTTTCAACAAGCCTTAGGGACTAGATTAGATTTGAGTACTGCATTTCACCCTCAGACTGATGGCCAATCAGAAAGAACGATACAAATCCTAGAAGATATGTTGTGTGCTTGCATGATTGATTTTGGAGGTAGTTGGGATCAATACTTGCCTCTGGCAGAGTTTGCTTATAATAACAGTTATCAATCAAGTATTCAAATGGCACCTTTTGAGGCCTTGTATGGGAGGCGTTGTAGGTCACCGATTGGATGGTTCGAAGTGGGAGAGCCTAGGTTAGTAGGCCTAGATCTAATTCAAGAAGCTGTTGAGAAGGTAAAGATAATCCGAGATCACTTACTGACTGCTCAGAGTAGACAAAAGTCTTATTTAGATCAAAGACGTTGACCTTTAGAGTTTAGTGTAGGAGAACATGTATTTTTACGTGTGTCTCCCATGAAAGGTATCTTACGTTTTGGTCGCAAAGGTAAACTTAGCCCCAAGTTTATTGGTCCTTTTGAGATTCTAGAGAGGGTGGGGCAAGTGGCTTATCGTTTAGCCCTCCCGCTAGATCTATCAAGTGTTCACCCAGTATTTCATGTGCCGATGCTTCGAAAGTATGTTCATGACCCTTCTCATGTTATTCAACTCCAGTCAGTGCAGCTTGATGAGAATCTTAGTTATACAGAACAACCAGTGGCTATAATGGATAAACGTGTGAAACGTTTACGTTCTAAGGATGTGGTATCAGTGAAAGTGGCTTGGAGAGGACCAACTGGTGAGGAGATGACTTGGGAACCAAAAACCATTATGCGTGAAAACTATCCTCACTTGTTTGAGACTCGAGGTTAGTCATAGAGGACGAATTTTTTTAAGGGGGGGGAGAATGAAACGCACCGTTTAAATTAAgaggaaagagaaaagaaaaataataatataataataataatataacaatacaacccccccccccccgctcAGCTTAAAAATCCCGAGAGCTTCTCCCCTCATTTCCcaaaaactttcttttcttcttacaGCAGCCCACACCCCTCTTAACCTCATCTCTTCCTTCCCCAAAAATTTAATCTTTCGATCTCTCACTCATATCCTCCCATGATTCCGAAATTTGCAAGATTTTTACATCTTTGGGTGTTTCCAAGCACGAGGAGGTGACgggaaaaaaaggagaaaatactACGCGTTTTTTAGGTTTTCTGTTTGATCTCTTTAAGGTAAATGTTTATGACCCACTATGTTAGATGAGTATGTTATAGCACTGATTAGTCATGGGCTGTGAGAAAAAGAGTTAGAAACTAAGTATTAGAGATTATTGTGATTTTCTCAAAACCCTAGGTTTGCTCAAACTGGGGATTTTGTCTAATCCCTTGTTCTATTATTTGAATGCTTAGGTTCTGTGGAAAATATAGTGGTTGACCCTCCTAACAGCGGTAGAAGTCAGTGATTGCGTTGTTTAGGTGAGTAGCTAATATACTTAGCGATTTTCTTAAAGATCATTTATGAAGAAGCAAGTATACTTtcgaatatatatatttttggtgagctttgataaatattttgagATCTTGATAATGTATAAGGATGAATGTTGAactgtttgtttaattttatttatgctgAGTTCATGAAAAATATGtcgtttgctacaacgaagagataatataGCCTATGAGTTGATTTCTCATAgtataatgattatattttcgtttgctacaacgaagagataatgtagcctatgagttgattttgtttatagTAAATGATACATGccgtttgctacaacgaagagataatgtagcctatggATTAAATTCTCATAGTATATTTATATGTTCCGTTTGctgcaacgaagagataatgcagCTTACGAGCTAAATGCCGTAGCTATATAATTATCGTTCAtcacaacgaagagataatgtggTCTATGTGCACATAGTAGAATAAATGCTTGgttatttaaagttattatGTTGAATACCAGATTATGAGAAGTTCTGAAATGTATATTCTTTGCATACAGTGATTCCTAAAAGCAAGTGTATCTTttgttcattatttatttaaatgtcaTTTTAATATCTTTTGGAAATGGAAAGATTCATGTTAAATGGTGCTCCCTTTCATGTCTGCATAGTATATTATGCTCTCACTAAATCCTTGTGACTTACACcttattttacttcttttctcaGATACCTAGTAGTGGAGTAACCGATTTCCTAGAATTTGCTGACACACCCTACTTGATTATCTTTTTGGTAGGTCCCCATTGTGTCTAATGGATATTTTGGTTGTAACTCCAGCATAATGCAACTATAGGGACCAGGGTAGTAGATTTAGAGGGGACTcctttattttgaaaatgtaaatgaCTCTCTTTTATAGATATGATAATGATGAACTTATGATGTTTTGAGACACTTGGTGATTAGTGATTATAATCCACTTTGTTATTAAATGGATGAGATGAGATACCTGCATATGGATTTGTctagatatatatatactgtGCTCTTTTACAGGTTATGTTGTATAGGATAGGCTGGCCAGACTAAGGAAGTCATAGTCTGTGCACCGGTCATGTCCCAAGAGTGGGTCGTGACAACTTCAGTATTCTTCAATTTTTGGATGTTGCTTGGCGCTTACAACCTCATCCATCtcgttttttttcctcttcaccctTTCTTGCTTGCCCTTGTCCAtcatttttcttgatttttctaCTCGGACTAAGCTGCTTCTTTATGAGGGTGAATATTCAAAAGAAAGCAGGTTGAATTGCGGCCTCATGAAAAATTGAAACATCAGAAGTCAAGGTTGAGTTATTTCTAAAGTCTTCTTACTACTCAGGATCCTTCTTACACTAACATATTTCCTTTCAGTCTTATGAGTAATTTCAATTTCTAGATTTTCAGTCATCTATGCTTTAGACTTATCTCTTCTATTCCATGTGTATCATACATCATTTTCGCATTTTGTTTCTACTGAAATATCATGAACATATATATTGGCTCcaaattaatacttttattcTCCATCATATAAAATATCCCTAATTATAAATTCATGTAGTGAAATCATTAATAGTTAAAttctcaaaatataattatagaaGTAATATTCAtggattaaaaattaagcatcataaaaagaaaatcatgaatttctatattcatgctctgataccaaacgTGATTTCCTTTTAAGACATGGTATTATGCTCTGCATTGCCCCTTCAGTCTAATTTTCTGCTTGGCAAATGAATTACAACCAAAGACAACATTGACCATTCCAAAATGCATTGTCAAGTGGCAGGTTAGAAGCTGCCCCACACAAAATTTACTGGGTGGCATCAAGCTGCAGTGGGGGATTGGCTGCGAACTACCAAACCTCCAAATTGATCACTTAATGAGTCACCTcacattcaaattttttttttctaccacTCACACAGGCCCAGTCATCCATTTTGGACACTTCTATGCCTTCTAAGAATGGTGAATATCTTTCAATAATGTACTGGACCTACATAAAACACAGCGGCAATGGGTGCAAGATGGAATTGAAAAGCACTTTCCCCAACTGCATTTTGAATAAGAAAATCTacatgatttaattaaattacctGCTCCGATAAGATACCGGAGAGACCAACAACTGCTCCGGGCTTTGCATGAGAGATAATTTGATCAGCAAGATCCAATAAAGGATTTAAGAGTATATTTGCAACGACCACATCAAACTTTTCCTCATCAGTGACTGGATGTATCTCACAAGTATTTTCTCCCTCCATAACTCCAAATGTCAAGTCATTTTTGGACGATGAAGAGGTTTTGCTAGCAACCAGGTGCAGTTGCATTTTGTCTTGTCCAATGTTGTTCAGGTAAGCGTTTTGAGATGCTGATGCAATTGCTTCTGAATCTACATCAACTCCAACAGCAAAGGCAGCTCCAAACTTATAAGGCAACAGGATGTCAAAATTGGAATTAAGAGTCagctataaaatataaaatgtaaacAATAACAAGAAGCGGCTACAGAAAGAATTTGGCagtattttctaaaacaaaaatagaagaaaacaaaaatactaaCATGAAATTGTTGCATATGTGGTACACATGACAACAAGAAATCGAACAAGTTGTAGAAAAAAATGTGGTGGTATTGTTATAAAGAACGAAGAATGGCAAAAcagataaaaacatatttagctTGTCCAAAATATGTGGATAACTGGTTGTGCATATCTAGCAGCaaacaattacatttttttttcatttaatataataaacaatACTTCTAGTTGAAGATGCTACCCAATTCGTAGGTCTAGCAGTTTCCACAgtataaaacaatattattctTGAGGGAATTTAATATGGAAGATCATGCACTAACCAAATCACATGTACAGACGCATAATGTCTCTAAATTAATATCTGATCCTAACATATGCTATATGGatttaaagttaaataattttCCATCATTTACCAATGCACATGCATGTATCTATACAGCAGCTTCTAGTCAAATTTACAGCCCAGACATTTAATGATGATGAATATACAAGAAAACGACCAAAAGTTCATGAAAACTGGCAATATGTTATGTTAGACTAgtcaatataattaattttttagtgcaGAAGTAGCAATCAACAACACTGCTTAAGCCCAAGTGAAGGTAGAAGAAAACCAAATTGGGAGAAAAGTAGAGTTACAATGGACAAATGCTTGTTGGTGTGGTCCTGAGCATGTTGATCCTTAATAgttcttttcattttagttcAATTCTTAGGGTATGCAGATCAACAGTTGATTACCTTAAGAGCCGCAATTGCAAGAATTCCAGTTCCCGTTCCATAGTCCAGAATGTGCTCCCCTCCTTTTATACAACCATGTAAGAGTAATAGACAGAGTTTGGTAGTGGCATGTTCCCCCGTTCCAAAGGCTAGTCCAGGATTGACAATTATATTTGTTGCTTGAACATCCTGTGTAAAATTAGGGATTGATTAGCAGAAAATTCCATCACAGTTTTTAGCCTCACTATCACTCAGAATATTTAATTAGAGGGCTTAAATATAACATGGATATTTACAGAAGTTGCCAAACTAAACAAATGAATAGAGTTGGAATGCAATGTCAGCAATCATAGTAAGTTAGCAACTCATCATGTATAGAGAAAGTTTAAGATAGTCACACCGGTGGAGTACACCACTTGGGCACCACCCATAGCCCTTCAGTAACTTGAACTGGATGAAGTGATTCCTGTAAGCATAGATAGATGAATTTGTCAAGTTATTTTCGATAACAAATCTAGCTTTGATAATTTTCAGCAATATGAATGATTTCCCATTTTACAGCATGCCATAAGAATGTTCTTTGTTCAGGAGTATAGTGTTGGtgtgagaaaaatcaaacaattaGTAATAAGTAGTCAGCAATAGGTCTTTTATATCGATAATTCCTTTCCATCTCAGATTACAACTTTACATGCAAAACCAGTTTCATGTTCACACAGGATACTGCTACGGTTTTCACTTGCATGCCATGATTACAAAAAACTGTTTGAGAAAAACTACAGATGAGAAAgcacaaatttccacctttcttcagagtgaaaaacaaagaaagacatTCTTTCTCATCACAAACTATGAAGACAGGCATCTTTTGTCATCACAAACTATGTTTTGCATATAAAGGAGAAGAACTACTAGGTGGCAGGGGAAATGTGGAATTGATGCGATAAAGAAATACTTCATTTTTAATGGAATTTACACATGCATTAGATTTTATCTCCTCAGTAACATAACAAGAGGAACaaacaatatgaaaaaaaacaaaaaagattaatGAAAGAAGCAAAGATTGACCTGAGATCTTTTCATCCAGTCCTCCTCGTCATCAATTTTAACTTCATATCTTGGTATCTCCTTCAAACCAATAGAATCAGCTGCATGTGAAATGCTCACATTTATATCCTCAACTTCATGAAATATTGAACTAATGCAAATCTGCAGTAAATATACCATCAATATGAGCAAGTGAGCAACAGCCTAAAAATTGTTGGAATGTTTATGGTTAGAGATTTAATTGTTTTGCATGATTTTGGTATTTctatttattcataatttggAGACACGGATCATATAACTTTAGGATTTAGATCAAGTAGAgtggttttaaaataaatcaggaattgaatttaattagttGTAGATCAAATTTAGTTGGGGTTCTTGCACTAGTAAAGTTATGATTCTTATGGTTTTCAGTAGGAGCTAATCCTGTATTTTGAATTTACTTATATAGAATTTGATCATTTCAGAATGATCTGTTAGGTTTCATTTACCACCCCTTACATACCATTTTTTATCTTCACATCTaaattcttcttcctctttggcGCATATCAACAGGacagacaaaataaaatttaacctgCCTTTTTTAGCAGATAAGTTTTGAGGGCTATTAATAGTACTCTCAACGGTTATGCTTTTGACTTAGTTGAACATTTGTTCATTGCTTTTGATTGGCTCCCCCAGTCTTCTCAATAGCAGTATCATCATCAACACAATCATTCTCCTCTGCCACTACCAACTAGTGCTGAGACTACTCCTAACTCTCCTTCGCCAACTCCATTTCCTCCGACTTTGTTTCCACTTGATGATCTCCCCATTGaacttcataaaaatatatgttccACTCAATACATCTCATTATGTTACCTTAACCTTAACCTATCATTGTATGTCTCTTTCCTATTATGCTAGTCTTTTGTGTTTGATCCTGTCATCCTGAGACTGCAGGTGAAGCCTTAGCCAAACCTGGTTGGAGACATGTTATGATTGATGAGATGGGTGCTCATCGAAATAGTGGAACTTGGAACCTTGTTCCCTTACTTTTCGGAAAACCTGTTGTTGAATGTTGATAGCAGCTGGATTTTAACAATGAAAATTGGTCTTGATGGCAAAGTTCACAAGCTCAAACTCAGCTTGGTGACTATGGGCTACACAGATTTTTGGCTTGGAAATAATGATACCTTCTCCCTTATAACCAAGATGCATGGTTGAAATTTTCTGTTCGCCTTTGTAAAAACAAGAtatcaataactttttctctatGGTGATCTCAACGAAAAAGTGTATATGGAGCAATCTCCCAGATTTGTCTCTCACTGGGAGGCTCCAAGACATGTCTGTCATCTTTGCATATCTGTATATGGTCTCAAACAATCCCCCAAGGCATGGTTTTTTAGATTTAGCACTGCTATTTAGCAATTTGATATGATTCAGAGTGAGGTTGACCACTCAGTCTTCTATCGCCAATTGGCTGCAAGATGCATTTATTTGATTTGTATATTGATGGCATTGTCACTACTAGAGTAGTGATGATGATGGCATTATCGTGAAGCACCTTTCTTATCATTTTCAGACAAAAAGACTTCAATTCATCTTGGGGATAGATATAACATTTCAAAAATGGTATGCAATAGACACTTCGGTGGAAACGAAATTGACGAATGTTAAACATGTTGACACACCTATAGATCCCAATGCTATACTTTTGCCATGTCAGGGGGAGTCATTTTCTAATCCCCAATGATCTATGCTAAATTATCTCACTATCACTTAGTCCAGATATCTCCTTTGCGATTAGTATGGTAAGTGAGTTTCCTAACTCTCTATGTACCAGACATTGGGATGCAGTAATTCACATCctgaaatatattaaagaagCTCCAAGAAAAGGCCTCTTGCATGAATACAAAGCTCTCCCACTGACAAGAGGTCCACctttggttattgcttcttCATCAGTGGTAATCTGATTTtctagaaaagaaagaaacaaaatgtggTTGCAAAATCAAAAATCATGTGCATAAGCAGAGTATCATCAAGCCATGGCTTCAACCACTTGCAAATTGATATTCTTCAGCTCAAAAGGATTTTGTCACTCACATGATATTCTTCAATAACTAGACAATCAGAAGATATTTTCTTGATAACCTAAACATTCAAGTACACTAGAAAACATGATTATATGGTAATGGTATACATTCCTCATTTTATTGCTTGTCATCATTCTTTCCTACAAATTCAATTAATCTCCTTATAGGAAAAGGAAACCTTTATCATAACATAACCATAATACCATAAAGTTGgaattgaaacaaataaaacaaacaaatttgataagaaacaaaaggaaaacaaagcatAAAAGAGCTTCTGCAAGTTTACCTCATCTGTACTTTGAGAGACATCATCTTGATCCATGCTAACAGAACTTGCACCAAAGCATAAAAGAGCTTCTGCAAGCACATCCTTGTCAGCACAAAGAGGAAGAGTGGTCAAACATTTTGGCAACATAATGTAATTTATGCTATAATATGGttcaaattaaactaaatatgCTATTGAAGTCTAGCAGACACTTCCTTCCACACAGACCACATGCCTCATTGCTTAAAAATACTCTCTAGCTCCCTAGTTCTATCCAAATTAGCCATTCATATATCATTTTAGTGGGATTCAGtcactttttttatcttttgatttaCATAAACCTAAAGAATAACTCCTTTGTTTGGTGGCTGTTTAACTAGCGTCAAGCCATCATTAACACCTTATAAGTTGTCCCAATTCTCAGCGTAAAGAATCATAACAAGACACGCCAAGTAACACCAATGTCCAAAATATTTAGTCTAAACTCACAAACTATACATCTCTTGTAAACATAACTAAGTATTTTCTTAATGCACCATCAACCTAGGCTAGTTAAAGTTCCGAATTTCAGGATATGGCTGAACATTCCCAATAcgttttaaagtttaaacattCCCAATTAAGTTTTGTTTGTATAAACTTCTTCATAAGCACTCATGTGAgaagaaaataacaagaaaatttgaaataaactaCTCTCATAACTCATAAGCTAtgcattagttaaaaatcaagTTTTAAAGAAACTAATACGAGAGAGATTCTGAAGATTATCttttacttaaaaaagaaacttatttcattattttcatctCCTATAAGTGCTTACGGAATAGTTTATCCAAATGTTGACTTACAatgcaaaaagagaaaaataacaaGTTAAAGCTGAAAAAGAAGCTTACTGCAGTGTCTTTAGGACAGTGAATCAAAACGGAAGTATAAGGAGCACGTGGAGCCAAAGACGTGTCTGATAGAGTTTGGGAAGAAGAAGCTGTTGAAAACTTTGCATTTGGAACTGCCGCATAAAGATTGACACGGAAATGGGGAAGCCATTGGTACCTAACAATTTTGTGATGAGCGGAGAGAGAGGGAACAAGTAATGAGTAGTGTATGAGGCGACGGGAGAGGGTGGGAGAATGAACGCCTACGGTGCACGTTAACTGTTTGAGGAAATTCCAGGCTGTCATTTCCTTGTCCCAATTCAAACCGTTCACTTCGCCTCAAAAACTGCGTCAAATCTCCAACATCAGAAATTTAAATAGTCATCACATAAACCGTGACGAGtatcaaagttttttttaggtaaataattgtttttgtttttggaagTGTGTTGCACTAATCATGagagatgaaaaaataaaatataattttcaaaaagtataaaaagttaaataaattcaTCTCGCCATTAATTTTCATCCGTTATGAAACTCATGTACTTGACAACAGGTAAGGTATGGAtgaaaatattacaaaattgaTGCTCGCGTGCATATATGGGCTAAAGTTATTGACCAGTACATTCCTAACTTTAACAGTTTATTGGCATTTTCATCCTTcaattatacaataaaatatataaacctTTATTTGATGTCAGTAATAAGATACATACACCAATAATACATTAGACTTAGAAGTAGGGATGACAACGAGACTGACCAGGACCAAGCTTGCCTATTCTCATCTGTGTTCCCACTAAAGGCAGGGCATAGGTTTGGGTTCAGATTTATAAAAGATgagaatgaaaaaatgaaaCTCAATCCCATCCCCATTGAATTTTATCGTATTTAGAAAAACCCGCTGGGAACCCATctcacatttaaataaaattattcatatattttaaataaattataatttaagttattaattatattttaattcaatcattacatataatttaatgaagaataaataacataagcatattaaagaattaaattatatttttagttaaatgtataatttttaatttttttataattaataatataattataatattatttatttaactattaaaatatttattttaaattttaataattataaataataaaaatataattaataattgcatataatatataataatagaatcatatataaatatataactatattattaattattataaaaatacatgGAAGAGGGTGGGTACGGGGTAAGGACAGGAAACAACATCCAAACCCGAATCTGACTCCACTTCCCCAAGTGACGAAAAATTTGACCCCGGCCCTAGTCAAAGCAATTTTTTCCCGTCAAGATCAAGGCAATGTCAGACGGGTACCCACAAGTTCAATTTTCATTGTCATGCATACTTagaattttttgattttgttattgCATAACCTGAAAGTATAATATGTCACTTTTTTCTTTGACgtctattataattatataggtGGTCACTAATCGAGAAGGAAAACTATAAAGCATCGTAGTTCTAGTTGTTAGACCTctcatgtttgttttcttctacttGTGAATGATTCATTTAAGATTTGACAAATTGATGTTTTATCTGAGAACCTACCCCTGTCTTGCCTCCTCTTGAGTTTTGATTCCTCTTTGGTAAGTTGACATTATAAAtataaggcttaaatatatttttggtcttgATAAATACTcgtttttttttgcatttggtccctaataaatttttcctttagATCGAAtccctaatatttgaaaaaatttgtttaGGTCCCTGCCGTTAGTCTAAAACCATTATCTGTTTATGTGGCTGTTAACCGGTCACGTAGGCATCCAACGTGTGGTAACACGTGATTATTGTCTGACTAGGATTacacatatgatttttttttaaaaaaaggttaaaaaaatgaCGTCGTTTTATTGCGTGGTTTCAATCTTTTTGTTTCTCTATTTTCCTGTGTCCCTTTGGCATCACGAAATCATTCTTCAGCATCCCTTTGCGTTTTCATAGCAACCTCTCTTCTTCTTAATCGTCACCAACTAAGTCATCACCACTGCCCCCAAAACCACAACAACCGTAGTCACAACCCCACTTGAAACCTAAATTCGAAGCACGAACCACCATGCCCAAAACCACAACAACCCCAATCACAACAAAGTCATCACCACCACCCCCAAACATCAAGCTCGAAGTACCCATCATCAACAACCAAACCTAAATTCGAAGCACGAACCACCATGACATGTTCTCGAAGCAGCACTACGACAATGACAATCTCGTCACGTGGCATCATTGAACTTCTCAAAGGCCACCCTTCCCAAGTCGAGTGGAACTAATTTTCAAGGTGTAGAGCGCACCGCGCATCGTGCCGCGGTTCGAGGAGTTTCGCAAGGTAGTGAAGGCACGGGCCACCGCGATGCTCACTGAGGGCAATGACGGTGAGGAAAATGCGTGGTGCATCACCGATGGGAACAAGGTCAT comes from the Glycine soja cultivar W05 chromosome 6, ASM419377v2, whole genome shotgun sequence genome and includes:
- the LOC114416836 gene encoding uncharacterized protein LOC114416836 isoform X1 → MTAWNFLKQLTCTVGVHSPTLSRRLIHYSLLVPSLSAHHKIVRYQWLPHFRVNLYAAVPNAKFSTASSSQTLSDTSLAPRAPYTSVLIHCPKDTADVLAEALLCFGASSVSMDQDDVSQSTDEICISSIFHEVEDINVSISHAADSIGLKEIPRYEVKIDDEEDWMKRSQESLHPVQVTEGLWVVPKWCTPPDVQATNIIVNPGLAFGTGEHATTKLCLLLLHGCIKGGEHILDYGTGTGILAIAALKFGAAFAVGVDVDSEAIASASQNAYLNNIGQDKMQLHLVASKTSSSSKNDLTFGVMEGENTCEIHPVTDEEKFDVVVANILLNPLLDLADQIISHAKPGAVVGLSGILSEQVQYIIERYSPFLEGIEVSKMDDWACVSGRKKKFECEVTH
- the LOC114416836 gene encoding uncharacterized protein LOC114416836 isoform X2 — its product is MDQDDVSQSTDEICISSIFHEVEDINVSISHAADSIGLKEIPRYEVKIDDEEDWMKRSQESLHPVQVTEGLWVVPKWCTPPDVQATNIIVNPGLAFGTGEHATTKLCLLLLHGCIKGGEHILDYGTGTGILAIAALKFGAAFAVGVDVDSEAIASASQNAYLNNIGQDKMQLHLVASKTSSSSKNDLTFGVMEGENTCEIHPVTDEEKFDVVVANILLNPLLDLADQIISHAKPGAVVGLSGILSEQVQYIIERYSPFLEGIEVSKMDDWACVSGRKKKFECEVTH